One Bradyrhizobium sp. ISRA464 genomic window carries:
- a CDS encoding group II intron maturase-specific domain-containing protein codes for MRATIRSLHIPRQTPGTLAEIAQQINPLLRGWIGYYGRFSRSALFSLVDYVNQKLKGWIMRKYKRFRLHKTGASLFLRKLARDNAELFVRWKLFGTATFN; via the coding sequence ATGCGAGCAACGATCCGAAGCTTGCACATTCCCCGGCAAACGCCGGGGACGCTGGCTGAGATTGCCCAACAGATCAATCCGCTCCTCCGGGGGTGGATAGGTTATTACGGTCGATTCAGCCGTTCAGCGCTGTTCTCCCTGGTCGACTACGTCAATCAGAAGCTGAAGGGGTGGATCATGCGAAAGTACAAGCGCTTCCGGCTCCACAAAACCGGTGCTTCGCTGTTCTTGCGAAAGCTGGCTCGGGACAATGCGGAGCTGTTCGTACGCTGGAAGTTGTTCGGAACGGCCACGTTCAACTGA
- a CDS encoding glucose 1-dehydrogenase, which produces MSRLLGKVAIITGGASGIGRGTVALFVKEGASVVVADLQDDKGEQLVSEYGRKVSYVRCDVTSEADVKAAIAHATERFGRLDCLFNNAGVPGSGGPIADTPVEEFDSVVAVGLRGAFLGIKHASRITCVQKSGSIISTASVAGIRVGLGPHVYSAAKAAVIQLTKSAALELGESNVRVNCICPGGVATPIFGKMFGLATQIADQTVPAMEMVLGVTQPIPRAGSTEDIARAALWLASDDSSYVTGHELVVDGGAALGRKWSEIRGGRQIMMDAMGISERK; this is translated from the coding sequence ATGAGTAGATTGTTGGGCAAGGTGGCTATCATTACGGGCGGGGCGAGCGGGATCGGACGCGGGACCGTTGCTCTCTTTGTCAAAGAAGGCGCGTCAGTGGTTGTCGCCGATCTTCAGGATGACAAGGGAGAGCAGCTTGTCTCGGAATACGGTCGGAAAGTCAGCTATGTGCGGTGTGACGTAACCAGTGAGGCAGACGTCAAGGCGGCGATTGCTCACGCGACTGAGAGGTTCGGCAGGCTTGACTGCCTATTTAATAACGCCGGAGTTCCCGGATCGGGCGGACCAATCGCCGACACGCCGGTGGAGGAATTCGACTCTGTTGTTGCAGTCGGATTGCGTGGGGCATTCCTCGGGATCAAGCATGCGTCGCGGATTACGTGTGTACAGAAGTCTGGCTCTATTATTTCGACCGCCTCCGTAGCAGGTATCCGCGTCGGACTTGGGCCGCACGTATATAGCGCCGCAAAGGCTGCCGTGATCCAACTCACGAAATCGGCGGCGCTTGAACTTGGCGAGAGCAATGTGCGGGTTAATTGCATATGTCCTGGCGGTGTCGCTACTCCTATTTTCGGCAAGATGTTCGGGCTTGCAACGCAGATCGCCGACCAGACGGTCCCGGCGATGGAAATGGTGCTAGGCGTGACGCAGCCAATCCCCCGAGCGGGCAGCACGGAAGACATAGCTCGAGCGGCGTTATGGCTGGCGAGCGATGACTCCAGCTATGTTACCGGCCACGAACTTGTGGTTGACGGGGGAGCGGCGCTCGGGCGAAAGTGGTCTGAAATCCGAGGCGGACGTCAGATCATGATGGATGCTATGGGTATCAGCGAACGCAAGTAG
- a CDS encoding transposase yields the protein MARARGRAPCGERLRVSIPHGHRKTTTFVAGLRLSGMVAPMVLDGPINGLAFRAYVDHVLVPELREGDIVVMDNLGSHKGAGVPAAIEAAGAKLLYLPPLQSRLQSDRERLRQAESAAARRRRASKACGTQSDTASTASRRTNAPTTSPPLDTNQPDRGLL from the coding sequence ATGGCGCGCGCGCGCGGGCGCGCACCCTGCGGCGAGCGGCTGCGGGTCTCCATTCCGCACGGCCACCGGAAGACAACGACCTTCGTTGCAGGCCTGCGCCTGTCGGGTATGGTCGCACCGATGGTACTCGATGGGCCCATCAATGGCCTCGCCTTCCGGGCCTATGTCGATCACGTGCTCGTTCCAGAATTGCGGGAAGGCGACATCGTCGTCATGGACAATCTCGGCAGCCACAAAGGCGCAGGCGTGCCCGCAGCGATCGAAGCTGCTGGCGCAAAACTCCTCTATCTGCCGCCCCTACAGTCCCGACTTCAATCCGATAGAGAACGCCTTCGCCAAGCTGAAAGCGCTGCTGCGCGCCGCCGCAGAGCGTCGAAGGCTTGTGGAACGCAATCGGACACCGCCTCGACCGCTTCACGCCGCACGAATGCGCCAACTACTTCGCCGCCGCTGGATACCAACCAACCTGATCGGGGACTGCTCTAG
- a CDS encoding hydantoinase B/oxoprolinase family protein, with protein MSAIGNAKTSPAFDPVLTSVMANRLDGIIREMSNTMLRTARSAVINMARDFSCAITTGDNQLLSSAEGLPVHIFGSHLQSAAMTALHKDLAKGDAFLHNDPYLGNTHPADHTILVPVFFEGEHLFTACAKAHQADIGNSIPTTYHAAAKDVYEEGSLIFPCVRVQRNYQTIGDIVRMCRSRIRVAEQWHGDFLAGIGSARIGERRLMDFCAKYGKETVKAFIRTWLDYSEERMTQAVRKLPRARLVNEGRYDPFLPLLPEGIPLKVVVDINPDAGVIELDLRDNIDCVDCGLNQSEACTINNALTGVFNCIESDIPHNSGSFRRLKLLLRENCVVGIPQFPHSCSVATTNVGDRLVNITQSAFAQLGDGYGLSEGGESGGAGCAVVSGTDYRHANSAYINQLCIGSNGGPANPKCDGWVTYGFPVVGGLMYRDSVEIDELKHPIQFDELRLVPGTGGAGRFRGAPGAEVVYGPRNSEMTVAATSDGQENPPRGMQGGWDGRPAAMFHVSAEGGETKLPSVIKLVLKPGEKIRSVDNGGGGYGNPLERDPKRVLHDILENWETMERAYDVYGVVLTGSAADESLVVDMVATHARRVELAAIRNI; from the coding sequence ATGTCAGCAATCGGCAATGCCAAGACCAGCCCAGCGTTTGACCCAGTCCTCACCTCGGTGATGGCCAATCGTCTGGACGGCATAATTCGCGAAATGTCTAACACGATGCTTCGCACCGCGCGCTCGGCGGTGATCAACATGGCCCGTGATTTCTCGTGTGCCATCACTACTGGCGACAATCAGCTGCTGTCGTCGGCGGAAGGTTTGCCTGTCCACATCTTCGGCTCGCACCTGCAAAGTGCCGCGATGACCGCCCTACACAAGGATCTTGCCAAGGGCGATGCCTTCCTGCACAACGATCCATATCTAGGCAATACTCACCCTGCCGATCATACCATCCTCGTGCCGGTGTTCTTCGAGGGCGAGCATCTATTCACCGCTTGTGCGAAGGCCCATCAGGCCGACATCGGTAATAGCATTCCTACGACCTACCATGCCGCAGCGAAGGACGTATATGAGGAAGGCTCCCTAATCTTTCCCTGCGTACGCGTGCAGCGGAATTATCAGACTATCGGCGACATCGTGCGCATGTGTCGAAGCCGTATCCGAGTGGCTGAGCAGTGGCACGGCGATTTCCTCGCCGGCATCGGCTCGGCCCGCATCGGCGAACGGCGGCTGATGGATTTTTGTGCAAAGTACGGCAAGGAAACAGTTAAGGCATTCATTCGCACGTGGCTGGATTATTCCGAAGAACGAATGACCCAAGCTGTCCGCAAGTTGCCCAGGGCGCGCTTGGTGAACGAAGGGCGTTACGACCCGTTCTTGCCGTTGTTGCCGGAAGGCATCCCTCTTAAGGTTGTGGTAGACATCAATCCTGACGCTGGCGTGATCGAGCTCGATCTGCGCGACAACATCGATTGCGTCGACTGCGGCCTTAACCAATCGGAGGCATGCACCATCAACAATGCGCTCACCGGCGTGTTCAATTGTATAGAGTCCGATATTCCCCACAATTCCGGCTCATTCAGACGGCTGAAGCTGCTGCTGCGCGAGAACTGTGTCGTCGGGATCCCGCAGTTTCCGCATAGCTGCTCTGTGGCGACGACGAACGTCGGCGATCGCTTGGTAAATATTACGCAGAGCGCCTTCGCCCAACTGGGGGATGGCTACGGCTTGTCCGAAGGAGGCGAATCGGGAGGTGCGGGCTGCGCTGTGGTCTCGGGTACCGACTACCGGCATGCTAACAGCGCCTACATCAACCAGCTTTGCATCGGAAGTAATGGTGGCCCGGCGAATCCCAAATGTGATGGCTGGGTTACCTACGGGTTTCCCGTGGTGGGCGGGCTCATGTACCGCGATTCAGTTGAGATCGACGAACTTAAGCACCCCATCCAGTTTGATGAGCTGCGGTTGGTGCCCGGCACCGGGGGCGCAGGTCGCTTCCGCGGCGCTCCCGGCGCTGAAGTCGTCTACGGTCCCAGAAACAGCGAAATGACGGTCGCAGCTACAAGCGATGGTCAGGAAAACCCACCTAGGGGAATGCAGGGCGGTTGGGACGGAAGGCCGGCGGCGATGTTTCATGTGAGTGCCGAAGGCGGTGAGACCAAGTTGCCCAGCGTCATCAAACTCGTATTGAAACCTGGCGAAAAGATTCGCAGTGTAGACAACGGGGGTGGCGGCTACGGAAATCCATTGGAGCGCGACCCCAAACGTGTGCTGCATGATATCTTGGAAAACTGGGAAACCATGGAGCGCGCGTACGACGTCTACGGCGTAGTATTGACTGGCTCCGCCGCCGATGAATCACTAGTCGTCGACATGGTCGCCACTCATGCGCGGCGTGTCGAGCTCGCGGCCATTCGCAACATCTGA
- a CDS encoding aspartate aminotransferase family protein, whose amino-acid sequence MTKWSDPSSNSAQLYRRALDVLPGGISRLTIWSEPFPLYAKSGSGVHVTDEDGTVRIDFVNNFASLIHGHAHPTIVDAVCAAVNNGTCFALPTRLEVELAEILCERIASFEKVRYCNTGTEAVMLALKAARAYTGRPKIAKLEGAYHGMYDFAEVSLDSSPANWGNEPQSVPYTRGTPRGVLEDVVVLPFNQVEASERIIREHSDELAGVLIDLCPSTLGFAPLSPRYIDMLHRVTKEIGAVLIADEVISIRLGYNGGQGRFGLEPDLTTAAKLIGGGFPVACVAGKEEVMSVFDHSKGKPLNPSSGTFTANPIGLTAGIAAIKLLTKDRVNHLEALGERARAVITKAIVDSRFPGQVTGVGSMFQIHMNQRDIRDYRSVRQLPEEVQATRLLQRGMLERGFILSTKGHGYLSTPMNADHIDALADAILSTLREMVR is encoded by the coding sequence ATGACCAAATGGTCGGATCCATCTTCCAACTCCGCGCAGCTTTACCGTCGTGCGCTCGATGTCTTGCCGGGAGGCATTAGTAGACTTACGATCTGGAGCGAGCCATTTCCCCTTTACGCTAAGTCCGGCTCCGGGGTGCATGTCACCGACGAGGACGGCACGGTTCGCATCGATTTTGTCAACAATTTTGCGTCCTTGATTCACGGGCACGCGCATCCGACGATCGTTGATGCCGTTTGTGCTGCGGTGAATAACGGTACATGCTTTGCGCTTCCTACTCGGCTCGAAGTCGAGCTTGCGGAGATCCTGTGCGAACGCATCGCGAGCTTCGAGAAGGTGCGCTACTGCAACACCGGTACGGAAGCAGTCATGCTGGCGTTGAAGGCTGCGCGCGCCTACACCGGCCGACCCAAGATCGCCAAGCTCGAGGGGGCCTATCACGGCATGTACGATTTTGCCGAAGTAAGCCTAGATTCCTCACCTGCTAACTGGGGTAATGAGCCGCAATCAGTGCCCTACACGCGCGGCACGCCGCGCGGCGTGCTGGAAGACGTAGTGGTCCTCCCCTTCAATCAGGTAGAAGCATCCGAGCGCATCATTCGAGAGCATTCCGACGAACTGGCTGGAGTTCTCATTGATCTGTGTCCCTCGACCTTGGGCTTCGCGCCACTGTCGCCCCGATACATCGACATGTTGCACAGGGTCACGAAGGAAATCGGCGCAGTCCTGATCGCCGATGAAGTTATATCTATCCGTCTCGGGTACAACGGTGGTCAAGGGCGTTTCGGACTTGAACCCGATCTGACCACCGCGGCGAAGCTTATCGGGGGCGGCTTTCCAGTTGCGTGTGTCGCTGGCAAAGAAGAAGTGATGTCAGTATTCGACCACAGCAAGGGCAAGCCACTCAATCCCTCAAGCGGCACCTTCACCGCTAATCCGATTGGCCTGACAGCAGGAATTGCGGCGATAAAACTGTTGACGAAGGACAGAGTCAATCATCTCGAGGCGCTGGGCGAACGTGCTCGAGCGGTGATCACCAAGGCTATCGTAGACAGTCGCTTTCCGGGCCAAGTCACTGGCGTTGGGTCAATGTTCCAAATTCACATGAATCAACGCGACATTCGGGATTATCGCAGCGTCCGCCAGTTGCCTGAAGAAGTTCAGGCAACCCGGCTGCTACAGCGCGGCATGTTAGAGCGGGGCTTCATCCTCTCAACTAAGGGGCATGGTTATTTGTCGACGCCGATGAATGCGGACCACATCGATGCCTTGGCAGACGCGATCTTGAGTACTTTGCGAGAGATGGTTCGATAG
- a CDS encoding hydantoinase/oxoprolinase family protein has product MGYRVSVDTGGTFTDVVVADANGNHTVGKALTTHDRIFEGMRKALAAAAEELGFGLEDLLSQSELLIYGTTRSTNAIVTRKVAKTAFLTTKGFPDTLVLKEGGKYNPHDFSVAYPEPYIPRRYTFEITERVSSEGEVLVPLDPEQAVEILRTLKHRNFEAVAVSFLWSITNPVNEQAMGELIETVLPGIPYTLSHRLIPIVREYRRASATAIDASLKPLMQTHLKEMEEDLRAAGYHGEILVSTSVGGCMHVAEVIEKPIHTAKSGPAMAPVAGLTYSEMEGLGNNVVVCDTGGTTFDVGLVRDGRLVYSRETWLGPQWTGHLLSISSVDVRSVGAGGGSIAWIDSGGLLRIGPHSAGSDPGPACYGAGGQQPTVTDAAVVLGYLDPEFFLGGRMKLDVNAAHRVIGDLAKRMNKTTEETAYSVIQLSSELMIKAVNEITVREGFNPRESTLVAGGGAAGLNIIPIAAELGCEKIVVPKTAGALSACGMQFSDIVAEHTASYVTLSRRFNFEAVNAALQNIDDELHRFLATLAGKGFENHKIEYFVEARYQFQVWELDTALPVRRFCDKADVEALVNAFHEVHERVFAVYDEDSQLECLNWKGRLTVRLPNSVRRDGVKSKAVRTGEPFARRRVYFSETGSVEAPIYKGSNLARGNRITGPAIIEEPTTTIVIYPLATARVSDSDNYILERN; this is encoded by the coding sequence ATGGGATACCGCGTTTCGGTTGATACGGGTGGGACCTTCACGGACGTGGTTGTTGCCGACGCGAACGGTAATCATACGGTCGGCAAGGCACTCACCACGCACGACCGCATATTTGAGGGAATGAGAAAGGCACTAGCGGCAGCTGCAGAGGAGCTGGGCTTCGGACTTGAGGATCTGCTCAGCCAATCGGAGCTCCTAATCTACGGCACCACACGCTCAACAAATGCCATCGTCACGCGCAAAGTAGCGAAGACAGCCTTTCTTACGACGAAAGGCTTTCCTGACACTCTAGTGCTGAAGGAGGGCGGCAAGTATAACCCGCACGACTTCAGCGTCGCGTATCCCGAACCTTACATTCCACGACGCTATACGTTCGAGATCACCGAACGTGTTAGTTCGGAGGGCGAGGTTCTAGTGCCGCTTGATCCCGAACAGGCGGTCGAAATATTGCGTACACTTAAGCACCGCAATTTTGAGGCGGTGGCTGTGAGCTTTTTGTGGTCGATCACCAATCCAGTCAACGAGCAGGCGATGGGCGAACTCATCGAGACGGTATTGCCGGGCATTCCCTACACACTCTCTCACAGGCTGATTCCGATCGTACGTGAATATCGTCGCGCCTCAGCAACCGCGATTGATGCCTCGTTGAAGCCGTTGATGCAGACCCATCTCAAGGAGATGGAAGAAGACCTACGCGCTGCGGGATATCACGGCGAAATACTGGTGAGCACCAGTGTGGGCGGCTGCATGCATGTCGCCGAAGTCATCGAGAAGCCGATCCATACCGCAAAATCCGGGCCGGCCATGGCGCCGGTCGCCGGGCTCACTTACTCAGAGATGGAGGGGTTGGGCAACAATGTCGTCGTTTGCGACACTGGTGGCACAACCTTTGACGTCGGATTGGTGCGCGACGGCCGCCTTGTCTACAGTCGCGAAACATGGCTCGGACCGCAGTGGACCGGCCATCTGCTGAGCATTTCGTCGGTTGACGTGCGCAGTGTTGGAGCTGGCGGCGGGTCCATCGCCTGGATCGATTCGGGTGGTCTACTCCGCATCGGGCCACATAGCGCTGGCTCGGATCCTGGTCCCGCCTGCTACGGTGCTGGGGGGCAGCAGCCAACAGTGACAGATGCCGCCGTGGTGCTGGGCTATCTCGACCCAGAATTCTTCCTTGGCGGACGTATGAAGCTTGACGTGAACGCGGCGCATCGCGTGATTGGTGATCTCGCCAAAAGGATGAACAAAACGACGGAAGAGACCGCCTATTCAGTGATCCAGCTGAGCAGTGAATTGATGATCAAAGCGGTAAACGAGATCACTGTGAGAGAAGGGTTCAATCCGAGGGAGAGTACTTTGGTCGCTGGCGGCGGGGCGGCCGGGCTCAACATTATCCCGATCGCTGCTGAGCTTGGGTGCGAGAAGATCGTGGTGCCGAAGACGGCAGGTGCGCTGAGCGCTTGTGGCATGCAGTTCTCGGACATCGTCGCGGAGCATACGGCAAGCTACGTCACCCTCTCACGAAGATTTAATTTCGAAGCTGTCAATGCTGCTCTGCAAAACATTGACGACGAGCTCCATCGTTTTCTAGCGACGCTAGCGGGAAAGGGCTTCGAGAACCATAAGATCGAATACTTTGTGGAGGCGCGCTACCAATTCCAAGTATGGGAGCTTGACACGGCCCTGCCCGTGAGGAGGTTCTGCGACAAGGCCGATGTCGAAGCTCTCGTGAACGCGTTCCATGAAGTGCACGAGCGAGTGTTTGCCGTTTACGACGAAGATAGCCAACTCGAATGCCTGAATTGGAAAGGTCGGCTGACTGTACGGCTCCCGAATTCGGTTAGGAGGGACGGCGTGAAATCCAAGGCGGTCCGTACGGGTGAACCGTTCGCCCGTCGTCGTGTGTACTTCAGTGAGACCGGTAGCGTTGAAGCACCGATCTATAAAGGTTCAAACCTGGCGCGCGGCAATCGCATTACCGGGCCTGCGATCATCGAAGAACCGACGACCACCATCGTCATCTATCCTCTGGCCACCGCACGGGTGAGCGACTCGGACAACTATATTCTGGAACGGAATTGA